The Paenibacillus pabuli DNA segment AATCCCATGGCAATAACTCGTCATCTTCAGAATCTTCGGCTTCATCTTCTTCAATTAAACAATTCACAACTTTACGTACCATATCCATAGGAAAACCGCGTCGCATCAGGAAAGGAAGCGTTTTACGTTTTTTCTCCGCAACGTCCCCTTTGACCTGATTCCACTTCTTTCGCCCTGCGGTCAAAGCTGTCTCAAACTCCACATCCGAATCCACGCCTTCAAGCGCTTCAACGATGAGCTCATTGGCAATGCCCTTTTGACGCAGCTCTTGCCTTATCCACAGTTTTCCCTTCCTCTGGCCTGTCATACGCTGCCTTGTCCATTCCTTCGCAAACCCTTCATCGTCCACCAGCTTCTCCTGCTCAAGCCGATCCAGGACTTCTTCAATTAACGGTCCGGCGAATTCTTTCTGACGGAGCCGCTGGCTTAATTCATGCCTAGTACGCTGTTTGTGCTCTAAATAGCGCAACGCCTGCACATAGGTCTGCTGCCGCTCATCCGCTACTATGATCTCCTCGAGATCCTTCTTCACAAACGTGTTGCCCCGGGTCATTCGATACTTGATCATTACATCTTCCAGAACAGTAATCGAGTACAAACCAAACGTGATCCGGTACCGGGCCTGCCTGCTTTTTGTTCGTTCTACCCGTGTAATGGTGAGTTCTTCGTTATCCGGGAATTGAGAGATTCCCTCCAGTTCTGCTTTTTCGTACAAGTCATCATCATGTTGATCCATTCAGGTCTCCCTCCTCTTTGTTCAATTCTTTATCTCCTGATTATGAAACACCTATCTGCTTAAAGAAAACAGCAGACCAAAATGCAAAAAGCCGGGAATCCAACCCGGCTCACAGCTCTCTCAATAAATGTGCTAACAGCCCCTGTCCAATGGACAGGAGCTGTTAGACAGCACCAGAACACGAGCCATCTCCCCAAACACGATCGGATCAATTTCATTCACACCAATCCGGGAAGTCCAGTAAGTGAACACCTTCTGGAACCTCCCTGCTCGGAAGAATTACTCGTTGATTTCAAACAATTCTTGTTCTTCTGCTTCTTCTTTTTGTTGATCTTCACTCGTTGGAGCTGGAACAACCGTCGTCAGATTGCTTGCTTCACGGATTTTTTGCTCAATCACTTGTGCAATCTCTTTATGCTCTTTCATGAACTGCTTCGCATTTTCACGACCTTGGCCCAAGCGTTCGCCTTCGTAAGAATACCAAGCACCACTTTTATTAACGATATCCAGTTCTGTACCAATATCAATGATACTGCCCTCTCTGGAAATACCTTCACCATACATGATATCTACTTCTGCTTGTTTGAACGGTGGTGCAACTTTATTTTTGACAACCTTCACACGCGTACGGTTCCCGATGATGTCATTGCCTGATTTAATACTCTCAATACGACGTACATCCAGACGAACTGTAGAGTAGAATTTCAGGGCACGGCCACCAGGTGTTGTCTCAGGGTTACCAAACATTACGCCCACTTTTTCACGAAGCTGGTTGATAAAGATAGCGATAGTTTTAGATTTGCTGATTGCACCAGACAGTTTACGCAACGCCTGAGACATCAGACGTGCTTGCAAACCGACGTGGGAATCCCCCATCTCGCCTTCGATCTCAGCTTTTGGTACCAAGGCAGCTACAGAGTCGACAACGATAATGTCAACAGCACCACTGCGCACAAGTGCTTCGGCAATTTCCAATGCTTGTTCGCCCGTATCCGGTTGGGACAAAAGCAATTCATCAATGTTAACACCCAGTTTACTTGCATACGCTGGATCAAGAGCATGCTCGGCGTCGATAAATGCAGCTTGTCCACCGACTTTTTGCACTTCAGCAATTGCATGCAACGCTACAGT contains these protein-coding regions:
- the recA gene encoding recombinase RecA gives rise to the protein MSDRRAALDMALRQIEKQFGKGSIMKLGESTHMQVEIIPSGSLALDIALGTGGLPKGRIVEIYGPESSGKTTVALHAIAEVQKVGGQAAFIDAEHALDPAYASKLGVNIDELLLSQPDTGEQALEIAEALVRSGAVDIIVVDSVAALVPKAEIEGEMGDSHVGLQARLMSQALRKLSGAISKSKTIAIFINQLREKVGVMFGNPETTPGGRALKFYSTVRLDVRRIESIKSGNDIIGNRTRVKVVKNKVAPPFKQAEVDIMYGEGISREGSIIDIGTELDIVNKSGAWYSYEGERLGQGRENAKQFMKEHKEIAQVIEQKIREASNLTTVVPAPTSEDQQKEEAEEQELFEINE
- a CDS encoding regulatory protein RecX, which produces MDQHDDDLYEKAELEGISQFPDNEELTITRVERTKSRQARYRITFGLYSITVLEDVMIKYRMTRGNTFVKKDLEEIIVADERQQTYVQALRYLEHKQRTRHELSQRLRQKEFAGPLIEEVLDRLEQEKLVDDEGFAKEWTRQRMTGQRKGKLWIRQELRQKGIANELIVEALEGVDSDVEFETALTAGRKKWNQVKGDVAEKKRKTLPFLMRRGFPMDMVRKVVNCLIEEDEAEDSEDDELLPWD